A window from Micromonospora terminaliae encodes these proteins:
- a CDS encoding universal stress protein — protein MNSANGAAVVVGVDGSKPALKAVRLAAQEAARRERPLRVVHGFIWPLLRVPVSAPAGAPPGSGLRQQAEELVAAAVAEAESAAPGLRVSGEIIDGEAAAVLLGESPTAAMIVLGDRGLGGFAALVVGSVAIQVASYADCPVLVARGSPRATGPVVVGVDGSTLSHAAVDFAAEEAAVRGTRLHTVLAYTHPASSGPGDMQPLVYEESELRGEEDRVLAESLRGLAERRPGVPVTRAVVHARPVAALVEASREAQLLVVGRRGRGELTGLLLGSVSQGVLHRADCPVAVVRAPG, from the coding sequence GTGAACTCGGCGAACGGCGCGGCGGTGGTGGTCGGGGTGGACGGCTCGAAGCCGGCACTCAAGGCCGTGCGGCTGGCGGCGCAGGAGGCGGCGCGGCGGGAGCGGCCGCTGCGGGTGGTGCACGGCTTCATCTGGCCGCTGCTGCGCGTACCCGTGTCGGCGCCGGCCGGGGCGCCACCCGGAAGCGGACTGCGGCAGCAGGCCGAGGAACTGGTCGCCGCGGCGGTCGCCGAGGCCGAGTCGGCCGCGCCCGGGCTGCGGGTCTCCGGCGAGATCATCGACGGGGAGGCCGCCGCCGTGCTGCTCGGCGAGTCCCCGACCGCCGCGATGATCGTGCTGGGCGACCGGGGCCTGGGCGGCTTCGCCGCGCTGGTGGTCGGCTCGGTCGCGATCCAGGTCGCCTCGTACGCCGACTGCCCGGTCCTGGTCGCCCGTGGCTCGCCGCGGGCCACCGGCCCCGTGGTGGTCGGGGTGGACGGCTCGACCCTGTCCCACGCCGCGGTGGACTTCGCCGCCGAGGAGGCTGCGGTCCGCGGGACCCGGCTGCACACCGTGCTCGCCTACACCCACCCGGCCTCCAGCGGCCCCGGCGACATGCAACCGCTGGTGTACGAGGAGAGCGAGCTGCGCGGCGAGGAGGACCGGGTGCTGGCCGAGTCCCTCCGCGGGCTGGCCGAGCGCCGCCCCGGGGTGCCGGTCACGCGGGCCGTGGTGCACGCCCGGCCGGTCGCCGCGCTCGTCGAGGCCTCCCGCGAGGCCCAGCTGCTGGTCGTCGGCCGGCGGGGCCGGGGCGAGCTGACCGGCCTGCTGCTCGGCTCGGTGAGCCAGGGAGTGCTGCACCGCGCCGACTGTCCGGTGGCGGTGGTCCGCGCCCCCGGGTGA
- a CDS encoding phosphatidylethanolamine-binding protein, whose protein sequence is MPGPRPGSNAYDKERARLRDVIEQSGRAADQEANQVANRILQDDRGQRGVVRGERTFGPKGEREPGDPK, encoded by the coding sequence ATGCCAGGACCACGGCCGGGCAGCAACGCGTACGACAAGGAACGGGCGCGGCTGCGGGATGTGATCGAGCAGTCCGGGCGGGCCGCCGACCAGGAGGCGAACCAGGTCGCGAACCGGATCCTCCAGGACGACCGCGGCCAGCGGGGCGTCGTGCGGGGCGAACGGACGTTCGGGCCCAAGGGCGAGCGCGAGCCGGGCGACCCGAAGTGA
- a CDS encoding L-lactate MFS transporter: MIAAVLVQLALGAVYAWSVFNKPLQDEFGWSKAEVVLPFEVAIGTIFIGSLVGGRIQDRRGPRPVALGGGILYAVGTMLASLVSSSDQLWLLLLTYGVLGGIGLGAAYITPIAMLSKWFPDKRGLITGIAVAGFGFGAVITAPVAKGLLAGTDHKTSVFLPLGIAYLVAVLLGASFFRDPPAGYQVPGFTPAVGGRAVAGTRVYTFGEALRTRQWYLLTLILTLNVTCGIALISQAADAAQTVAGVGAATAAGMVGVLGLFNGGGRVAWAWLSDRVGRMPAFIGMLALQGVCFLILPHASAFWLFAVLAALVYLAYGGGFGTMPATAADYFGTPNAGAIYGAMIVAWSIGGVVGPLLTSLLYEASGKSYTLPFTVIGILAFVALVLPPITRLPTAPGKPRPHFQTPGP; this comes from the coding sequence GTGATCGCTGCCGTCCTCGTCCAGCTCGCGCTGGGCGCCGTCTACGCCTGGAGTGTGTTCAACAAGCCGCTCCAGGACGAGTTCGGATGGAGCAAGGCCGAGGTGGTGCTGCCCTTCGAGGTGGCGATCGGAACGATCTTCATCGGCAGCCTGGTGGGTGGGCGTATCCAGGACCGGCGCGGGCCGCGGCCGGTGGCCCTGGGCGGCGGGATCCTCTACGCCGTCGGGACCATGCTCGCGTCGCTGGTGTCGTCGAGCGACCAGCTGTGGCTGCTGCTGCTCACCTACGGCGTGCTGGGCGGCATCGGGCTCGGCGCCGCGTACATCACACCGATCGCCATGCTCAGCAAGTGGTTCCCGGACAAGCGCGGGCTCATCACCGGGATCGCCGTCGCCGGCTTCGGGTTCGGTGCGGTGATCACCGCACCGGTGGCGAAGGGCCTGCTGGCCGGCACCGACCACAAGACCAGCGTCTTCCTGCCGCTGGGCATCGCCTACCTGGTGGCGGTGCTGCTCGGGGCGTCGTTCTTCCGGGACCCGCCGGCCGGCTACCAGGTGCCGGGCTTCACGCCGGCGGTCGGCGGCCGGGCCGTCGCCGGAACCCGGGTCTACACCTTCGGCGAGGCCCTGCGCACCCGGCAGTGGTACCTGCTCACGCTGATCCTCACGCTCAACGTGACCTGCGGCATCGCGCTCATCTCGCAGGCCGCGGACGCCGCGCAGACGGTCGCCGGGGTCGGCGCCGCGACGGCCGCCGGGATGGTCGGCGTCCTGGGCCTGTTCAACGGTGGCGGGCGGGTGGCGTGGGCGTGGCTGTCCGACCGGGTCGGCCGGATGCCGGCGTTCATCGGCATGCTCGCCCTCCAGGGCGTCTGCTTCCTGATCCTGCCGCACGCCTCCGCGTTCTGGCTCTTCGCCGTCCTCGCCGCCCTGGTCTACCTCGCCTACGGCGGCGGCTTCGGCACCATGCCGGCGACCGCGGCGGATTACTTCGGCACGCCGAACGCCGGCGCCATCTACGGGGCGATGATCGTGGCGTGGAGCATCGGCGGTGTCGTGGGCCCGCTGCTCACCTCGCTGCTCTACGAGGCCAGCGGCAAGAGCTACACCCTGCCCTTCACGGTCATCGGCATCCTGGCGTTCGTGGCGCTGGTGCTCCCGCCGATCACCCGGCTGCCCACCGCTCCCGGCAAGCCGCGGCCCCACTTCCAGACGCCCGGGCCCTGA
- a CDS encoding MarR family transcriptional regulator, with product MERPPNLAAAIDAAAEALIGVLDSATSRHTVSVSPTQLRVLSLIMAHPQTNVNRLAELLDVVPSSASRLCDRLEAVGLLRRVADPRDRREVRLLPTAAAETLLRELTERRHRAVQAVLDRMPNRMQHELLLALVAFGQAASMNAPQAGSDSTARTA from the coding sequence GTGGAGCGACCTCCGAATCTTGCCGCGGCCATCGATGCGGCGGCCGAGGCGCTCATCGGTGTGCTCGACTCCGCCACGTCGCGGCACACGGTCAGCGTGTCGCCGACCCAGTTGCGGGTGCTGTCGCTGATCATGGCCCACCCGCAGACCAACGTGAACCGGCTGGCCGAGCTGCTCGATGTGGTGCCCTCGTCGGCGAGCCGGCTCTGTGACCGCCTGGAGGCCGTCGGCCTGCTGCGCCGGGTGGCCGACCCTCGCGACCGGCGCGAGGTGCGGCTCCTCCCCACGGCCGCGGCGGAGACCCTGCTGCGCGAGCTGACCGAGCGGCGGCACCGGGCGGTCCAGGCGGTCCTGGACCGGATGCCCAACCGGATGCAGCACGAGCTGCTGCTGGCACTGGTCGCGTTCGGCCAGGCTGCGTCGATGAACGCCCCGCAGGCGGGCTCCGACTCCACGGCCCGCACCGCCTGA
- a CDS encoding SAM-dependent methyltransferase, which translates to MAEPDQPSTARMIDYWLGGAHHHPVDVAAAGAFENAYGPCAAIFRALRDFLGRAVRSIADAGVDGFLVFGAGVPTCGNVHEVAPDATVLYTDVDPATVRLGQRLLADSDRAGYGYGDATDIGTVDPAQLHRFVPGWGRRPVGVVFLGLAAFLDDDTLARTLDELYEAVAPGSFLAIDFDSEELAAYPDALAMMGPAFRMRAPARFAPLLGRWQPTADGIVPVAQWRPAGAPEPVPDAFYGALAVKPAG; encoded by the coding sequence ATGGCCGAGCCCGACCAGCCGAGCACCGCCCGCATGATCGACTACTGGCTCGGTGGCGCGCACCACCACCCGGTCGACGTGGCCGCGGCCGGCGCCTTCGAGAACGCGTACGGGCCCTGTGCGGCGATCTTCCGCGCGCTGCGCGACTTTCTCGGCCGGGCGGTCCGGTCGATCGCCGACGCCGGGGTGGACGGCTTCCTGGTCTTCGGCGCGGGCGTGCCCACCTGCGGCAACGTGCACGAGGTGGCGCCGGACGCCACGGTGCTCTACACCGACGTCGACCCGGCGACGGTCCGGTTGGGCCAGCGCCTGCTGGCCGACAGCGACCGCGCCGGCTACGGCTACGGCGACGCCACCGACATCGGCACCGTCGACCCGGCCCAGCTGCACCGCTTCGTGCCGGGGTGGGGGAGGAGGCCGGTCGGGGTGGTCTTCCTCGGGCTGGCCGCGTTCCTCGACGACGACACGCTCGCCCGGACCCTCGACGAGCTGTACGAGGCGGTCGCGCCGGGCAGTTTCCTGGCGATCGACTTCGACAGCGAGGAGCTCGCCGCGTACCCGGACGCGCTGGCCATGATGGGCCCGGCGTTCCGGATGCGGGCGCCCGCGCGGTTCGCGCCGCTGCTCGGCCGCTGGCAGCCGACGGCGGATGGCATCGTGCCGGTCGCGCAATGGCGGCCGGCCGGCGCCCCGGAGCCGGTGCCGGACGCCTTCTACGGCGCGCTGGCGGTCAAGCCGGCGGGCTGA
- a CDS encoding hemolysin family protein — protein MAEQLALVLVLVLVNAALSGSEMAIVTLREGQLRRLGRAGRSGARLIRLAREPNRYLATIQLGITLAGFLASAAAAVSLAEPLVGPLGFLGRAARPVAVVLVTVVLTFVTLVVGELAPKRLAMQATERWALLSAAPLDVLARISRPAVWLLSRATDLLVRLAGGDPRANRQEMTEDELREMLVSQRGLSAQQREILAGAFDIAGRTLREILVARRDVTFLPAELTAAEAMRRLAATGRSRAPVTGPGGLDDVRGVVHIRDLVDADGAAVGDRARTPVLLPGTLPVADAMRQLRQRHEQLALVIDEYGGVDGLVTMEDLLEEVVGELYDETDRDVREAVREPDGALLLPGDFPLHDLPDAGVQLTFPLTREYTTVAGLVLAGLGHLPAGPGERIRLPGLTVEVVEVVDRAIRRVRLRGPAAGCRAE, from the coding sequence ATGGCCGAACAGCTCGCCCTGGTGCTGGTCCTGGTGCTGGTGAACGCGGCGCTGTCCGGCAGCGAGATGGCCATCGTGACGCTGCGCGAGGGGCAGCTGCGGCGGCTGGGCCGCGCGGGGCGCAGCGGGGCGCGGCTGATTCGGCTGGCCCGGGAGCCGAACCGCTACCTGGCCACCATCCAGCTCGGCATCACCCTGGCCGGTTTCCTCGCCTCGGCGGCCGCCGCCGTGTCGCTGGCGGAGCCGCTCGTCGGGCCGCTGGGCTTCCTCGGCCGGGCCGCCCGCCCGGTGGCCGTGGTGCTGGTGACCGTGGTGCTGACCTTCGTGACGCTGGTCGTCGGTGAGCTGGCCCCGAAGCGGCTGGCCATGCAGGCGACGGAACGCTGGGCGCTGCTCAGCGCCGCGCCGCTGGACGTGCTGGCCCGGATCTCCCGCCCGGCGGTGTGGCTGCTCAGCCGGGCCACCGACCTGCTCGTCCGGTTGGCCGGCGGCGATCCCCGGGCCAACCGGCAGGAGATGACCGAGGACGAGCTGCGCGAGATGCTGGTCAGCCAGCGCGGGCTCTCCGCGCAGCAGCGGGAGATCCTGGCCGGGGCGTTCGACATCGCCGGCCGTACCCTGCGGGAGATCCTGGTGGCCCGCCGCGACGTGACGTTCCTGCCGGCGGAGCTGACCGCGGCGGAGGCGATGCGCCGGCTGGCGGCCACCGGCCGCTCCCGGGCGCCGGTGACGGGCCCCGGCGGGCTGGACGACGTGCGCGGCGTGGTCCACATCCGCGACCTGGTCGACGCCGACGGCGCCGCCGTGGGGGACCGCGCCCGCACGCCCGTGCTGCTGCCCGGCACGCTGCCGGTGGCCGACGCCATGCGGCAGCTGCGCCAGCGCCACGAGCAGCTCGCCCTGGTGATCGACGAGTACGGCGGCGTGGACGGCCTGGTCACCATGGAGGATCTGCTCGAGGAGGTCGTCGGCGAGCTGTACGACGAGACCGACCGGGACGTGCGGGAGGCGGTCCGGGAGCCGGACGGCGCCCTGCTGCTGCCCGGCGACTTCCCGCTGCACGACCTGCCCGACGCGGGCGTGCAGCTGACCTTCCCGCTGACCCGGGAGTACACGACCGTCGCGGGGCTGGTGCTGGCCGGGCTCGGTCACCTGCCCGCCGGGCCGGGGGAGCGGATCCGGCTGCCCGGGCTCACCGTCGAGGTGGTCGAGGTCGTGGACCGGGCGATCCGCCGGGTACGCCTGCGCGGTCCGGCCGCGGGCTGCCGGGCGGAGTGA
- a CDS encoding PP2C family protein-serine/threonine phosphatase, protein MPDASGVVARALRAAPPDQLVEAADAAVRRVLDASRTEVFVADYRFTGLWPVLDPELPEGGFLACQGVAQRCFSSQQPVLDTGEDGRCRAYLPLSAWGERLGVLMVELPAAPDAATVTAAHDVAGELAVALRAADRETDRYRRARRRERLSMAAEMQWDLLPGRSVTHGDFVLAGQLEPAYTVGGDHFDWSVDGDRLTVTVLNGAGNGLAAALLTAVTVNAMRNARRSGGSLVEQAELASDTIFYQHRGSRHVATLLLELDNRRGVVRAVDAGSPHVLRLRAGVVTPITLEQQLPLGMFAETRYDVQEFTVEPGDRLFVVSDGVYAAEPSGLEPYGERAMARAMRSTRLQPATEAVGTVMRELHAYHADADLRDDAVVVCLDWRGSSPPDGVGGR, encoded by the coding sequence ATGCCGGACGCGTCCGGAGTAGTGGCGCGCGCCCTGCGCGCCGCGCCCCCCGACCAGTTGGTGGAGGCCGCCGACGCGGCGGTCCGCCGGGTGCTCGACGCGTCGCGGACGGAGGTGTTCGTCGCCGACTACCGGTTCACCGGGCTCTGGCCGGTGCTCGACCCGGAGCTGCCCGAGGGCGGCTTCCTCGCCTGCCAGGGCGTCGCGCAGCGCTGCTTCAGCAGCCAGCAGCCGGTGCTGGACACCGGGGAGGACGGCCGGTGCCGCGCCTACCTGCCGCTGTCGGCGTGGGGGGAGCGGCTCGGCGTGCTGATGGTGGAGCTGCCGGCCGCGCCGGACGCCGCGACGGTGACGGCGGCACACGACGTCGCGGGCGAGCTGGCCGTGGCGCTGCGGGCGGCGGACCGGGAGACCGACCGCTACCGGCGTGCGCGCCGCCGGGAACGGCTCAGCATGGCCGCCGAGATGCAGTGGGACCTGCTGCCCGGGCGCAGCGTCACGCACGGCGACTTCGTGCTGGCGGGGCAGCTCGAACCGGCGTACACGGTGGGCGGTGACCACTTCGACTGGTCGGTCGACGGCGACCGGCTCACCGTCACGGTGCTCAACGGCGCCGGCAACGGGCTGGCCGCCGCACTGCTCACCGCGGTGACCGTCAACGCCATGCGCAACGCGCGACGTTCCGGTGGCAGCCTCGTGGAGCAGGCCGAGCTGGCCTCGGACACCATCTTCTACCAGCACCGGGGGAGCCGGCACGTGGCCACGCTGCTGCTGGAGCTGGACAACCGGCGGGGCGTGGTGCGCGCCGTGGACGCCGGCTCGCCGCACGTCCTGCGGCTGCGCGCCGGGGTCGTCACCCCGATCACGCTGGAGCAGCAACTGCCGCTGGGCATGTTCGCCGAGACCCGCTACGACGTCCAGGAGTTCACCGTGGAGCCGGGGGATCGGCTCTTCGTGGTCAGCGACGGGGTCTACGCGGCGGAGCCGTCCGGCCTGGAGCCGTACGGGGAGCGGGCCATGGCGCGCGCGATGCGGTCCACTCGGTTGCAACCGGCGACCGAGGCAGTTGGTACGGTGATGCGCGAGTTGCACGCGTATCATGCCGACGCGGATCTGCGCGACGACGCGGTCGTCGTCTGCTTGGACTGGCGCGGTTCCAGCCCACCGGACGGCGTCGGCGGGCGGTGA
- the nrfD gene encoding NrfD/PsrC family molybdoenzyme membrane anchor subunit, with the protein MSPDRPAVGDLFRRFRERLAADVPARPGEPGGHAPKVGANGSRATGTGAGVARTDAGAAEAGLAPQPPRDVRPAERRRGRRGGGGEQLAVPPAEFTSYYGRPILKAPVWKWDIAAYLFTGGLAAGSSLLAAGGQLTGRPALRRAGRVTSLAAVSASTVFLVRDLGKPSRFHHMLRVAKLTSPMSVGTWILTTFGPAAGIAAVAEAAPWLPERGVLGLGRKLLPPAGNAAGLVAAVTAPALATYTGVLLADTAVPSWHEAYPELPVVFAGSALASGAGVGLLAAPTGQAGPARRLAVAGAALELWGSHRVENRLGLLSEPYTTGTAGRLLRAGRTLTAAGVAGALVGRRSRMLSALSGGALLAASVCTRFGIFHGGVASARDPKYTVVPQRERAQRRASQQPHVNGPGAGPNGG; encoded by the coding sequence GTGAGTCCGGACCGCCCCGCCGTCGGCGACCTGTTCCGCCGCTTCCGTGAGCGGCTCGCCGCCGATGTGCCGGCCCGCCCGGGCGAGCCGGGTGGTCACGCCCCGAAGGTGGGCGCGAACGGCAGCCGGGCGACCGGCACCGGGGCCGGCGTGGCCCGCACCGACGCGGGCGCCGCCGAGGCCGGGCTGGCGCCCCAGCCGCCCCGCGACGTCCGGCCCGCGGAACGGCGTCGGGGTCGGCGCGGGGGCGGCGGGGAGCAGCTGGCGGTGCCTCCCGCCGAGTTCACCTCGTACTACGGGCGGCCGATCCTGAAGGCGCCCGTCTGGAAGTGGGACATCGCCGCGTACCTGTTCACCGGGGGGCTCGCGGCCGGTTCGTCGCTGCTCGCGGCCGGTGGCCAGCTCACCGGCCGGCCGGCGCTGCGCCGGGCCGGCCGGGTCACCTCCCTTGCGGCGGTCAGCGCCAGCACCGTCTTCCTCGTCCGTGACCTGGGCAAGCCCAGCCGCTTCCACCACATGCTTCGGGTGGCGAAGCTGACCTCGCCGATGTCCGTGGGCACCTGGATCCTCACCACCTTCGGGCCCGCCGCCGGGATCGCCGCGGTCGCCGAGGCCGCGCCCTGGCTGCCCGAGCGGGGCGTGCTCGGGCTCGGGCGGAAGCTGCTGCCGCCGGCCGGGAACGCCGCCGGGCTGGTCGCTGCGGTCACCGCGCCCGCCCTGGCCACGTACACGGGGGTGCTGCTGGCCGACACGGCGGTGCCGTCCTGGCACGAGGCGTACCCGGAACTGCCGGTCGTCTTCGCGGGCAGCGCGCTGGCCAGCGGCGCCGGCGTGGGGCTGCTGGCCGCGCCCACCGGCCAGGCCGGGCCGGCGCGGCGTCTCGCCGTCGCCGGCGCGGCCCTGGAGCTGTGGGGCTCGCACCGGGTGGAGAACCGGCTGGGCCTGCTCAGCGAGCCCTACACGACGGGCACCGCCGGGAGGCTGCTGCGCGCCGGGCGGACGCTCACCGCCGCCGGGGTGGCCGGCGCCCTGGTCGGGCGGCGCAGCCGGATGCTGTCGGCCCTGTCCGGCGGCGCGCTGCTCGCCGCGTCCGTCTGCACCCGGTTCGGCATCTTCCACGGCGGGGTGGCCTCGGCGCGGGATCCCAAGTACACCGTCGTGCCGCAGCGGGAACGCGCGCAGCGGCGGGCAAGCCAGCAACCACACGTCAACGGGCCGGGCGCCGGCCCGAACGGGGGATAG
- the selB gene encoding selenocysteine-specific translation elongation factor, translating to MWVVATAGHVDHGKSTLVRALTGMEPDRWAEERRRGMTIDLGFAWTTLPAGGTVAFVDVPGHERFVPNMLAGVGPVPAALVVVGADEGWMPQSAEHLAALDALGVSHGLLAVTRADLADPGPALARAREEIAATSLGAVEAVPVSAVTGAGLPELRAALDRLVARLPDPAADAPVRLWVDRSFTVRGSGTVVTGTLGAGRLRVGDTLELAATGEPVRVRGLHALNTARAEVGAVARVAVNLRGLPRDRVARGDALLSPGRFRGTDLLDVRLAGDPAADLPPTLTLHVGSAAVPARVRPLGPDTVRLRLARPLPLVIGDRALLRDPGRHHVSGGVTVLDVDPPPLRRRGAAAARAIVLAGLDGRPDLAGELRRRRLVRAGELTRMGVPATAAPVAGDWLADPDHWRELGRRLTEEVARYAREQPLAAGVPVDVLRHRLDLPDRALVEALLRPPLRLRAGRVTATAADTLPEPVARAVARVRAEYGDRPFQAPETHRLADFGLGPREIGAAVRAGALLKLADNVVLLPGALDDAVRVLAGLSQPFTLSAARQALDTTRRVAVPLLELLDRRGATRRLPDDAREVVHPPG from the coding sequence GTGTGGGTGGTGGCCACCGCGGGGCACGTCGACCACGGCAAGTCCACGCTGGTCCGGGCGCTGACCGGGATGGAACCCGACCGGTGGGCGGAGGAGCGCCGCCGGGGCATGACCATCGACCTCGGCTTCGCCTGGACCACCCTGCCCGCCGGCGGCACCGTCGCGTTCGTCGACGTGCCCGGGCACGAGCGGTTCGTGCCGAACATGCTGGCGGGCGTCGGGCCCGTCCCGGCCGCGCTGGTCGTGGTCGGCGCCGACGAGGGCTGGATGCCGCAGTCCGCCGAACACCTGGCCGCGCTGGACGCGCTCGGGGTGTCCCACGGGCTGCTCGCGGTGACCCGCGCGGACCTGGCCGACCCGGGGCCGGCGCTGGCCCGGGCGCGGGAGGAGATCGCCGCGACCTCCCTCGGCGCGGTGGAGGCGGTGCCGGTCAGCGCGGTCACCGGTGCGGGCCTGCCCGAGCTGCGGGCCGCGCTGGACCGGCTGGTCGCCCGGCTGCCCGACCCGGCCGCCGACGCCCCGGTCCGGCTCTGGGTGGACCGCTCGTTCACGGTCCGCGGCAGCGGCACGGTGGTCACGGGCACCCTCGGCGCCGGCCGGCTGCGCGTCGGCGACACGCTCGAACTCGCCGCCACGGGGGAACCGGTGCGGGTCCGCGGCCTGCACGCGTTGAACACCGCCCGCGCCGAGGTGGGCGCCGTGGCGCGGGTGGCGGTGAACCTGCGCGGGCTGCCCCGCGACCGGGTGGCCCGCGGCGACGCCCTGCTCAGCCCCGGCCGGTTCCGCGGCACCGACCTGCTCGACGTCCGGCTCGCCGGTGATCCGGCCGCCGACCTGCCGCCCACCCTCACCCTGCACGTGGGCTCGGCCGCCGTGCCGGCCCGGGTCCGCCCGCTCGGGCCGGACACCGTCCGGCTCCGGCTGGCCCGCCCGCTGCCGCTGGTGATCGGCGACCGGGCGCTGCTGCGCGACCCCGGCCGGCACCACGTCAGCGGCGGGGTGACCGTGCTGGACGTGGACCCGCCGCCGCTGCGGCGCCGGGGCGCGGCCGCCGCCCGCGCCATCGTGCTGGCGGGGCTGGACGGCCGGCCCGACCTGGCGGGGGAGCTGCGCCGGCGGCGCCTCGTGCGGGCCGGCGAGCTGACCCGGATGGGCGTGCCGGCCACCGCCGCGCCGGTCGCCGGGGACTGGCTCGCCGACCCGGACCACTGGCGGGAGCTGGGCCGCCGGCTCACCGAGGAGGTCGCCCGGTACGCCCGCGAGCAACCCCTGGCGGCCGGCGTGCCGGTCGACGTGCTGCGGCACCGCCTCGACCTGCCCGACCGGGCGCTCGTGGAGGCGCTGCTGCGCCCGCCGCTGCGGCTGCGGGCCGGCCGGGTCACCGCCACCGCGGCGGACACGCTGCCCGAACCCGTGGCGCGGGCGGTGGCCCGGGTCCGCGCCGAGTACGGCGACCGCCCCTTCCAGGCCCCCGAGACGCACCGCCTCGCCGACTTCGGCCTGGGCCCCCGCGAGATCGGGGCGGCCGTGCGTGCCGGCGCCCTGCTGAAGCTCGCCGACAACGTGGTGCTGCTGCCCGGCGCGCTGGACGACGCGGTGCGGGTGCTCGCCGGGCTGTCGCAGCCGTTCACGCTCAGCGCGGCCCGGCAGGCCCTGGACACCACCCGGCGCGTGGCGGTGCCGCTGCTGGAACTGCTCGACCGCCGCGGCGCCACGCGCCGGCTGCCCGACGACGCCCGCGAGGTGGTCCACCCTCCCGGGTGA
- the selA gene encoding L-seryl-tRNA(Sec) selenium transferase — MRDVDPRRRVPRTDALLADPALAAAAGTLGRDRVKAAIVRAQGRARAGQLTPEQVRDAALADLPAPAPRAVLNATGVVLHTNLGRAPLAAAAVDALVAAAGHTDVELDLRTGRRARRGREALDALAAAVPEAPAVHVVNNGAAALVLAATALAADREIVVSRGELVEIGDGFRLPDLLESTGARLREVGTTNRTALADYAAAVGPRTGFVLKVHPSNFRVTGFTSTVPVGELATLGVPVVADIGSGLLAPDPLLPDEPDAATTLRAGAHLVTASGDKLLGGPQAGLLLGAADLVERLRRHPLARALRVDKLTLAALAATLHAPTTPTREALHAEPGALRARTERLRDRLGEDGCKAEVVPSAAVVGGGGAPGVELDSWALSLPERYAEPLRTGAPPILGRVLHGRLLLDLRCVPAAADPDVRAAILRVGA, encoded by the coding sequence ATGCGTGACGTGGACCCGCGGCGGCGGGTGCCGCGCACCGACGCGCTGCTCGCCGACCCGGCGCTGGCCGCCGCGGCCGGCACGCTCGGCCGCGACCGGGTCAAGGCCGCGATCGTCCGGGCCCAGGGCCGGGCCCGCGCCGGCCAGCTCACTCCCGAGCAGGTACGCGACGCCGCGCTGGCCGACCTGCCCGCGCCGGCGCCCCGGGCGGTGCTCAACGCCACCGGCGTCGTGCTGCACACCAACCTCGGGCGGGCCCCGCTGGCGGCCGCTGCCGTCGATGCCCTGGTGGCCGCCGCCGGGCACACCGACGTGGAACTCGACCTGCGTACCGGGCGGCGGGCCCGGCGTGGCCGGGAGGCCCTCGACGCGCTCGCCGCCGCCGTGCCCGAGGCGCCGGCCGTGCACGTCGTCAACAACGGGGCGGCCGCCCTGGTGCTGGCCGCCACGGCGCTCGCCGCGGACCGGGAGATCGTGGTCAGCCGCGGCGAACTCGTCGAGATCGGCGACGGGTTCCGCCTGCCCGACCTGCTGGAGAGCACCGGGGCCCGGCTGCGCGAGGTGGGCACCACCAACCGCACCGCCCTGGCCGACTACGCCGCCGCGGTCGGCCCGCGCACCGGGTTCGTGCTCAAGGTGCACCCGTCGAACTTCCGGGTCACCGGCTTCACCTCCACCGTGCCGGTCGGGGAGCTGGCCACCCTCGGCGTACCGGTGGTCGCCGACATCGGCTCCGGGCTGCTCGCGCCCGACCCGTTGCTGCCCGACGAGCCGGACGCCGCGACCACGCTGCGCGCCGGTGCGCACCTCGTCACGGCCAGCGGCGACAAGCTGCTCGGCGGGCCGCAGGCCGGGCTGCTGCTCGGCGCGGCCGACCTGGTCGAGCGGCTGCGCCGGCACCCCCTGGCGCGGGCGCTGCGGGTCGACAAGCTGACCCTGGCCGCGCTCGCCGCCACCCTGCACGCGCCGACCACCCCGACCCGGGAGGCCCTGCACGCCGAGCCGGGGGCACTGCGCGCCCGCACCGAACGGCTGCGCGACCGGCTCGGCGAGGACGGCTGCAAGGCCGAGGTGGTGCCCAGCGCGGCGGTGGTCGGCGGCGGCGGCGCCCCCGGGGTCGAACTCGACTCGTGGGCGCTGAGCCTGCCCGAGCGGTACGCCGAGCCGCTGCGCACCGGCGCGCCGCCGATCCTCGGCCGGGTGCTGCACGGCCGGCTCCTGCTCGACCTGCGCTGCGTGCCCGCCGCCGCGGACCCGGACGTGCGGGCGGCGATCCTGCGGGTCGGGGCCTGA